Genomic DNA from Candidatus Kaiserbacteria bacterium:
TGACAAAAATTACGAGGAAGGCGTGTATGTCGATGTGGTGTCGGGTGAGCCACTGTTTCTCTCAAATGATAAGTTTGACTCCGGAACTGGGTGGCCTTCGTTTGTAAAGCCAATTTCACCTGAAATGGTAGTACTCCATGAAGATAATACTTTTTTCTCGAAGCGAACAGAAGTACGTTCTCGCTACGCCGACTCACATTTGGGACATGTGTTTGACGATGGACCGAAGGACCGTGGCGGTAAACGGTACTGTATGAATTCCGCATCACTTCGTTTTATTCCACGAGTTGATATGGAGAAAGAAGGATATGCATATCTCGTTACGTACATGAAATAAATAATTATGATAAAAATTAAAGAAATAATTTCAATTAGTAGTATCCCCATTGTCCTTGCATCACTGTGTTGTCTTTCACCTGTTGTTCTCGTGTTGCTTGGTGTGTCGACGGTGAGTTTTGCTTCGTCACTTTCTGATACGCTGTACGGAGAGTACAAGTGGGTATTTCGTGGTGTTGGATTACTCGCCCTCCTTGGCTCACTCGCATACTACCTGCGGAGAAAGAAAGGAGTGTGCACCATAGATGATATGAAGCGGAGACGCAATGAAATTATAAATTATATTGCGCTCACGCTTGTTGCGGGTATTCTCGGGTATCTCTTTTTCCTCTACGTCGTCGTGCATTATATTGGGGTAGGGCTCTCCCTCTGGGATTAGGTTCTTGAATTCTGTGTTGTATGCAGTCACCGTTGTATCCATAATGGTACAATTAAGTATTACTTATTTAAATCTATAAATATGTCAATTCTTCAATATGTATATTTGTACCTGCTCACCGTCCCGGTATTTTTTGCTATAGATATGCTGTGGCTTGGTGTTGTTGCAAAAGGTTTTTACCAAGAAAAGTTGGTGAATTTCCTTGGCCCTGTGAATTGGACTGCGGCGATTGTATTCTACCTCATATTTATTGTGGGGATTCTCATATTTGCGGTTATACCTGCGCTCCAAGAGCAGTCACTCATGAAAGCGGTGGTGCTTGGAGCACTGTTTGGATTTTTTACATACGCTACATACGACCTCACTAACTTAGCAACACTCAAAGATTGGCCAATCCTTATTGTCTTCGTGGATATTCTTTGGGGAGCAGTGCTTTCGGGGTCCGTCGCAACAGCGAGTTACCTAATTGGTAAAAACCTTTTCTTTTAGAGTATGTTACTTTACGAATTAGCAGTCATAGCAGCAGTTATTTTTTCTTTCGTGACAACGTTGTACGTGATTTCGCTCATCATTAAACGAAATGATATTGCGGATTCTGCATGGGGCGTTGGTATTCTGATCGTGGCAATGATGAGTTACTTTTTGAGTGCTGAGAAAGGAGTACTCATGCAGGTGCTTCTCTTGCTCGCAACATTGTGGGGTGTGCGTCTGTCCGTACGCATTTTCCTCCGTAATATACATAAAGAGGAAGACTATCGATATAAAAAGTGGCGTGACGAATGGGGCGCTTGGTTTTATGTGCGGAGTTATTTTCAGGTATATCTACTCCAGGGATTTTTAATGATTGTGGTGGGATATTCCTTCGTTCATGCAAGTGTGTATGGAAGTACTGCACCCATAGGGGTAGTATCGGTATTGGGGATTCTGATGTGGAGTGTTGGTTATTTCTTTGAAGTCGTTGGTGATTGGCAACTCGACCAGTTTATTAAAAGTAAGCCGGCGCAAGGAGCAATCCTTAAGACGGGATTATGGAAGTACACCCGCCATCCTAATTACTTTGGTGAAGTCATTATGTGGTGGGGTGTGTGGCTACTCGTAGCCACGTTGCCTATGGGATATGTAGCACTCGTCAGTCCACTCATGATTACCTTTCTCATTTTAAAGGTTTCGGGTATACCAATGCTTGAAAAGCGATTTGAAGGAAATGCCAATTTTGAAGAGTATAAGCGAAAGACGAATGCTTTTTTCCCAGGGAAATCAAGAGTATAGATTTGGTGTTTAAGAGTTATATATCAAGATTGGCACTGCATTTTTCTGGCCTATCTTGCCCTTTCATGAATATTTGAGACAATGGAAAGATATGAATATTGAATCAATGAACGCTCCACAGAGCGATGAAGAAGTACCAATGACTCGTGAGGAGATAGTAGATGCAATCAAAACAACGGTAGCACGTATCGAAGAACTTAAGGCACTGAGTGCAGAAGTGGGAGAGAATATTGATGTTGAACTTGGTTCGGAAGAGTATATTGATTTTGGTCACCTGGCGCAGGCTCGGGAACTCGAAGAAGAACTTGAAGGTCTTAATGCAGACCTTATTATGTTTGACGACAAAGTAGCTCTCGAGACAATGACTGATGCTGCACAGCGAAAACTTGATTTATAAAGGAATGTGAAAATCACCGCCCGCGAAGCGGGCGGTGATTTTCTTACGATATAGTTTTCTGTATGAAATCAATCACGCAACACTTTTTCTTTCGGCCAATTATTGTTTCGGTGATAGCACTCTTGCTCGTGTGGTACAAGGCGGGAGCATCTGCATTTTTGCTCGTCACCGTGCTTGCGATACTGGAAACAACACTTTCTTTTGATAATGCTGTGGTGAACGCGAAAGTACTTGAGCGAATGAGCCCACTCTGGCAGCGTCGTTTTCTCACGTGGGGTATTCTCATTGCGGTCGTGGGGACACGTTTTGTACTTCCTATACTCATTGTGAGTACTGCGCTTTGGATGTCGCCATGGTACATCACGACACTCGCGATACAAGACCCTGCGGCATACGGACATCTGCTTGAAAGTGTTCATGGGACCATTACCGCATTTGGCGGCATGTTTCTTCTTATGGTCTCACTCAAATATTTTTTCAATAAGACGAAGGATGTGCATTGGATACACAGAGTAGAGGCGCACCTAGTGAAGTGGGGACGAATCGAGGCTATCGAAATAGCACTTGCGCTCACACTCCTTGCAATCCTAGCATCGGTCACGCACTTTAGCCCCGTATCGGTACTTATTGCAGGCATTGTGGGTATTGTCCTTTTTATCATTATGGAAGGAGTGGCCGGCTCACTCTCACTTGAGGCAGGAGAGGTGGCACAGAGTGGCGCGACACTCTTTGTGTATCTCAACATACTCGACTCAGCCTTTTCACTCGATGGTGTGGTAGGAGCATTTGCACTCACAACGAACCTACTCATTATTGTGGTGGGTTTGGGTATTGGTGCGTACTTCGTCCGTGCGCTCACACTCTATATGGTGGAACAGAAGACGCTCACCCAACTTGTATATCTCGAACACGGCGCTCATTGGGCAATATTGGGGCTCGCTATTGCAATGCTCGCTAATCTTATTATTCATGCTCCCGAGGTGGTGACGGGGCTTATCGGACTTGTTTTTGTAACGCTTGCATACCGATCATCAATACGAGAGAGCAAAATGAAAGCATAGAATATGAAAAAAGTCGTCGTGAATGACAAAATGCAAGACGGATATACCTACATGTGCACTGAGCCCATGGGGGAACACTTTCATCCTGGTTTTAAACCACACCTCACCCCCAAAAGAAATGCTCGAACTCGGTGTTTTCGGTGGTCTCTACATGACAGATTGCAGAAAAGAATTTCCCAAATCTTGGTTTACGCATGCCAAGCTCTCGCTTGATGGGAAGCGACACAAGGAACTTAATTATTTTAAAGTAAATGCAAGTCAGTCGTTGACTGTTTGGAAAGAAAAAGGATGGATACATGAGGACGACCCACGAGGCTGGTTTCAGTGGTGTTGTAGGTACTATAGCGGTAGACGGCATGAAGACGACGAAAGGCAAATAAAACGATGGCGTAATTTTGCGCGCCATGCCCATCAGGTAGCACACAACTGCATGCCAGGGGATCTCACGTGTCGCCCGCGCCAACGACAGGCACTCCTCCACTTTGCCTACGACAGTAGAAATATCTGATACACTAGTGCTATATGGAAGGAGCTGAATTAGCAGGAGTAGTCATTATCACGTTTGTGATTGCAACTGGTATGGGTTACTACGTCATGCGTCTCATTTTGGGTGTGTAAGTATACTAGACATTGGCACAATACTGCATTCTGGACGAACGAGTGGAGCCACGTGTATACTTATTGAAGGTAGATTTCGAGGTTTTAGTTACTACATATAAATACTATGAAAAGATTTCTAGAGGATTTTAAAGCGTTTGCCATGAAGGGAAATGTGATGGATCTCGCTGTTGCGGTGGTTATAGGAGGGGCGTTCGGGAAGATTGTGTCCTCACTCGTGGACACCATTATTATGCCGACCGTGGGGCTTTTGCTTGGTGGCGTCGACTTTACCGGATGGGGCTTCAAAGTTGGGGACTCAATCATTGCATATGGAAAATTTGTACAAGCGACAGCGGACTTCGTAATTATCGCGTTCGTGATTTTTGTCGTAATGCATTTTCTACACTCGTTTGAAAAGAAAAAGGAACTAGAGATTAAAGTAGAGCCTGAGCCAAAGCCTGATGAAACAGTAATCTTGCTTCAGGAGATACGTGACCTGTTAAAAGAGAGGGAATAAGAGGAAAAAAGCCCCGGATACCAAAGGTATCCGGGGCTTTTTCGATACTCCAGAACACACTCACTCATCACGCAAGTCTTGCGCGGCACAACATCCTGTTGCTATCCACAGGGTAGGGAAAGGTCCTTACTCAAAAACCCTAGACTTTGCATACAGAGTACGATTATAAGCCACAGTTTGTATTTTTTTGACGCGTGGTATCATTCATATAACACACGCACTTGCTCTTCGTGTGATGGCAGACACCTTCATCGTAACCACAATGTACTGTGGCCTGTTTAGGAGCCCTCTATACATTCGCGTACCGAGAGAAATTTACTTCACCAACCTTACACATAACTAACTGCATTACTGCGCTATGATCACCACAATTACCAAGCGAAACGGCATGGTTGTTCCATTTGACCCGACGAAGATTGTTATCGTTATGAAGAAAGCATTTGCTGCAGAGCAAGTTTCCGTAGATGACGCAGCGCTCGAGCAAATGACTCAGCGAGTCCTGGCTAGTCTCGGGACACTCTGTGAAGGGAAAGAACACTGCCCCACGGTAGAACAGGTGCAGGACTTGGTAGAGAACACCCTCATGGAGCGCGGATACTTTGGTGTGGCAAAGTCGTATATTCTCTATCGTTTCAAACAAAGTGAAGAGCGCAAGCAGGAGGTGGTCAAAGAAATCGAAGAGCAACGCCTTACTATCGAGCGTACGGACGGCAGTGTCGAGCAGTTTTCTCGCGAAAAGATGCATGCGTACTTGAGTGAATTTATGGAAGGGTACACCAATGAGGTCAATCTCGAAGAGATTGTGTCTCAGGTAGAGCGCGAAGTGTATGACGGTATCAAAACTTCCGAAATGGCAAAGTTGGTCACACTGGTACTTCGCTCACGTATTGAGGAAGACCCTGCGTACTCAGTTGTTGCTGCGCGTCAATTGGCACGCCGTATTGCTGATGAAGCGGTGGGTAATTTTAATACAGTTCCGAAAGCGGAGCGTGTGAGTGCATACAAGAATGCCTTTGTTCGAAATATCAAGCGCGGTGTTGAAGCAAAAAAATATGATACGACACTTCTTGGGTACAACCTTGAGGCACTTGCTCTTGCATTGAAGCCAGAGCGAGACGACCTTTTCAAGTATCTCGGTATTGAGACACTCAACGACCGCTACTTCGTGCGTGTGGAAGGCAAACTTCTCGAAACCGCACAGATTATGTGGATGCGTATCGCGATGGGCCTTGCGCTTAATGAAAAGGATAAAGAAGCACGAGCGATTGAATTTTATAACATTATGTCGCTCATGCGTTTTGTGCCTTCAACGCCAACGCTCTTCCATGCAGGCACACCACATCCACAACTTTCTTCTTGTTACCTCAATGTGGTGGAAGACGACTTGAAACACATATTTAAGGTGTATGGCGACAATGCCATGCTCGCCAAGTGGGCAGGAGGTATTGGTACTGCGTGGAGCAAACTGCGTGGCATGGGAGCAGAGATCAAGGCTGCTGGTATCACCTCACAAGGAGTGATTCCATTCCTTAAGATTGCGAACGACGTGACGGTTGCTATCAATCGCTCAGGGCGTCGTCGTGGGGCCTCTTGCGTGTATATGGAAAACTGGCATGTCGACTTTGAGGACTTTCTCGAGTTGCGCAAGAATACTGGTGATGAGCGTCGCCGCACCCACGACATGAATACTGCCGCGTGGGTATCCGACCTCTTCATGAAGCGTGTTAAGGAGGATGGGCAGTGGACACTCTTTTCTCCTGATGAGGCCATCGACCTTACCGAGACTTATGGTAAGAAATTTGAAGAATTGTATGTGAAGTACGAAGAAATGGCTGACCGTGGTGAAATTAAGACCTTCAAGCACGTGCGCGCAAAAGATATGTGGAAGAAAATGCTTGGCATGCTCTTTGAGACTGGTCACCCATGGATTACCTTTAAGGACCCATCAAACCTCCGCTCACCACAAGACCATGCAGGCGTGGTACATAGTTCAAATCTCTGTACCGAAATTACCCTCAACACATCAGCAGAGGAGACTGCAGTGTGTAATCTAGGCTCAATCAATTATCCAAAGCACATCATTAACGGTGTCTTTGACAAAAGTATGGTAAAGGAAACCATCACTACCGCGATGCGCATGCTCGACAATGTGATTGATCTCAACTTCTATCCTACCGTGGAAGCGCGTACTTCAAATATACGCCATCGCCCCGTCGGTCTGGGTATCATGGGCTTTCAGGATGCTCTGTACCTCCTCAATATTCCTTTTGGTTCAGACGAGTGTGTGACTTTTTCGGATACCTCTATGGAGATAATTGCGTATAACGCGATTCTTGCATCGACCGACCTCGCGCGCGAACGTGGTGCGTACCAGAGTTTCAAGGGCTCAAAGTGGGATCGTGGCATTTTCCCGATTGACACTATCGCACTCCTTGAGGCAGATCGCGGTATGTCGACTGGTATCGACCGCACCGAGCGTCTCGACTGGAGTGTTGTCCGCGA
This window encodes:
- a CDS encoding DUF2177 family protein; this translates as MSILQYVYLYLLTVPVFFAIDMLWLGVVAKGFYQEKLVNFLGPVNWTAAIVFYLIFIVGILIFAVIPALQEQSLMKAVVLGALFGFFTYATYDLTNLATLKDWPILIVFVDILWGAVLSGSVATASYLIGKNLFF
- a CDS encoding DUF1295 domain-containing protein — protein: MLLYELAVIAAVIFSFVTTLYVISLIIKRNDIADSAWGVGILIVAMMSYFLSAEKGVLMQVLLLLATLWGVRLSVRIFLRNIHKEEDYRYKKWRDEWGAWFYVRSYFQVYLLQGFLMIVVGYSFVHASVYGSTAPIGVVSVLGILMWSVGYFFEVVGDWQLDQFIKSKPAQGAILKTGLWKYTRHPNYFGEVIMWWGVWLLVATLPMGYVALVSPLMITFLILKVSGIPMLEKRFEGNANFEEYKRKTNAFFPGKSRV
- a CDS encoding DUF475 domain-containing protein, whose translation is MKSITQHFFFRPIIVSVIALLLVWYKAGASAFLLVTVLAILETTLSFDNAVVNAKVLERMSPLWQRRFLTWGILIAVVGTRFVLPILIVSTALWMSPWYITTLAIQDPAAYGHLLESVHGTITAFGGMFLLMVSLKYFFNKTKDVHWIHRVEAHLVKWGRIEAIEIALALTLLAILASVTHFSPVSVLIAGIVGIVLFIIMEGVAGSLSLEAGEVAQSGATLFVYLNILDSAFSLDGVVGAFALTTNLLIIVVGLGIGAYFVRALTLYMVEQKTLTQLVYLEHGAHWAILGLAIAMLANLIIHAPEVVTGLIGLVFVTLAYRSSIRESKMKA
- the mscL gene encoding large conductance mechanosensitive channel protein MscL, producing MKRFLEDFKAFAMKGNVMDLAVAVVIGGAFGKIVSSLVDTIIMPTVGLLLGGVDFTGWGFKVGDSIIAYGKFVQATADFVIIAFVIFVVMHFLHSFEKKKELEIKVEPEPKPDETVILLQEIRDLLKERE
- a CDS encoding ribonucleoside-diphosphate reductase subunit alpha, translated to MITTITKRNGMVVPFDPTKIVIVMKKAFAAEQVSVDDAALEQMTQRVLASLGTLCEGKEHCPTVEQVQDLVENTLMERGYFGVAKSYILYRFKQSEERKQEVVKEIEEQRLTIERTDGSVEQFSREKMHAYLSEFMEGYTNEVNLEEIVSQVEREVYDGIKTSEMAKLVTLVLRSRIEEDPAYSVVAARQLARRIADEAVGNFNTVPKAERVSAYKNAFVRNIKRGVEAKKYDTTLLGYNLEALALALKPERDDLFKYLGIETLNDRYFVRVEGKLLETAQIMWMRIAMGLALNEKDKEARAIEFYNIMSLMRFVPSTPTLFHAGTPHPQLSSCYLNVVEDDLKHIFKVYGDNAMLAKWAGGIGTAWSKLRGMGAEIKAAGITSQGVIPFLKIANDVTVAINRSGRRRGASCVYMENWHVDFEDFLELRKNTGDERRRTHDMNTAAWVSDLFMKRVKEDGQWTLFSPDEAIDLTETYGKKFEELYVKYEEMADRGEIKTFKHVRAKDMWKKMLGMLFETGHPWITFKDPSNLRSPQDHAGVVHSSNLCTEITLNTSAEETAVCNLGSINYPKHIINGVFDKSMVKETITTAMRMLDNVIDLNFYPTVEARTSNIRHRPVGLGIMGFQDALYLLNIPFGSDECVTFSDTSMEIIAYNAILASTDLARERGAYQSFKGSKWDRGIFPIDTIALLEADRGMSTGIDRTERLDWSVVREAVKQYGMRNSNTMAVAPTATIANIAGSIPGNEPIYKNIYVKANISGDFVVVNPYLVDDLKKIGLWDAEMLGAIKYNDGSLANIPSVPMELKIKYKETFEIDMRWLVKAAAYRGKWIDQSQSLNIFFNGTSGKEISDLYMYAWEIGLKTTYYLRSLAATQVEKSTVGTAGTHLRKDADSGVQQDVTFGAAPTAGEVATPVGSRMAAVVVEKVAPVAVATPSPFVAVVEETTIVVATPKTPIRLHIAEEALCESCQ